A stretch of the Geovibrio thiophilus genome encodes the following:
- a CDS encoding response regulator transcription factor gives MEKVILVVDDDPEILEIIRLLLSLEKYTVLTASTGMEGIAKARGNNIDLIVLDLNLPDVDGQQICRLVRKEKDVPILILSARDNVSDKVICLEYGADDYLTKPFENIELTARIKAILRRTEPSAEACQEGVIQFFHISIDQCDRTVHIGGEKINITPKEFELLMYFYDKRGQVLSRDEIVKDIWGKNTVYSWSRSLDVHVKNLRQKIETNPKNPDIIKTVSGVGYKVKK, from the coding sequence ATGGAAAAAGTAATACTTGTCGTTGACGATGACCCTGAAATACTGGAAATAATCAGGCTTCTGCTTTCCCTTGAAAAATATACAGTACTGACAGCCTCCACGGGGATGGAAGGTATAGCGAAGGCAAGGGGAAACAACATTGACCTCATTGTTCTTGATCTGAATCTGCCGGATGTGGACGGTCAGCAGATATGCAGACTGGTCAGAAAGGAGAAAGATGTTCCGATCCTTATTCTCTCCGCCAGAGATAATGTTTCCGACAAGGTTATCTGTCTTGAATACGGCGCGGACGACTACCTGACCAAGCCTTTTGAAAATATCGAACTTACAGCAAGAATCAAGGCAATTCTCCGCAGAACAGAACCCTCCGCCGAAGCATGTCAGGAAGGAGTCATTCAGTTTTTTCATATCTCAATAGATCAATGTGACCGCACAGTGCACATCGGCGGGGAAAAAATCAACATAACTCCCAAGGAGTTTGAGCTTCTTATGTACTTTTATGATAAGAGAGGGCAGGTGCTCTCCAGAGACGAGATAGTTAAGGACATATGGGGGAAAAACACAGTGTACTCATGGTCACGAAGCCTTGATGTGCATGTAAAAAACCTCCGCCAGAAGATAGAGACGAACCCGAAAAATCCGGACATTATTAAAACCGTTTCAGGTGTGGGCTATAAAGTGAAAAAATGA
- a CDS encoding LEA type 2 family protein, giving the protein MIRKLLPVLLAALFAAACAQMVNYYASNVSIRIDSVDIKNKASFDKVDLNIDLSIKNDNLFPVYITGFTYNVLMGKAIIASGKNPDNESFMIKEKNTGNLSFSMTIYPRRAGQEFIKAYLAEDAEMKIYGKVYATSDMGNFSFNYSHTHKLKK; this is encoded by the coding sequence ATGATTAGAAAACTGCTGCCCGTACTCCTTGCTGCCCTGTTTGCTGCTGCCTGTGCCCAAATGGTGAACTACTACGCCTCCAACGTGAGCATAAGAATTGACAGCGTAGACATAAAAAACAAAGCAAGCTTCGATAAGGTCGATCTGAACATTGACCTTTCAATTAAAAACGATAACCTGTTTCCCGTGTATATTACCGGCTTCACGTACAATGTGCTTATGGGAAAAGCTATCATAGCGTCGGGCAAAAATCCTGATAATGAAAGCTTCATGATAAAAGAGAAAAATACGGGCAATTTGTCATTCAGCATGACCATTTACCCGAGACGCGCCGGACAGGAATTTATAAAGGCTTACCTTGCGGAAGACGCGGAAATGAAGATATACGGAAAAGTATACGCAACTTCAGACATGGGAAATTTCAGCTTTAACTACTCCCACACGCACAAGCTGAAAAAGTAA
- a CDS encoding PAS domain-containing protein yields MKVDYSSYNRHTYPVIIFDADGTLIYMNESAHRIFGEFSCGKHKCHFIFRGFETECKNYMNCVCGREAACLNGKASFVREAQTLSGNAFFIVERHRIQESEHYMEYLYDITQTASSYIDNGWMTKYELENMMLDTESSPYGHSAKNI; encoded by the coding sequence ATGAAAGTCGATTACAGCTCGTATAACAGGCACACCTACCCCGTTATAATATTTGACGCTGACGGAACACTTATCTACATGAACGAATCCGCCCACCGGATTTTCGGCGAATTCTCCTGCGGGAAACATAAATGCCACTTCATTTTCAGAGGATTTGAGACCGAATGCAAAAACTACATGAACTGCGTATGCGGACGTGAAGCAGCCTGCCTGAACGGAAAGGCAAGCTTTGTGCGGGAAGCGCAAACCTTAAGCGGAAATGCTTTTTTTATCGTGGAGCGTCACAGGATTCAGGAAAGCGAGCACTATATGGAATATCTGTACGATATTACACAAACAGCCTCCAGCTATATTGACAACGGCTGGATGACCAAGTATGAGCTTGAGAACATGATGCTGGACACCGAAAGCTCACCCTACGGACACTCAGCAAAAAATATATAA
- a CDS encoding ATP-binding protein, protein MIFGRLNMSFKLKIALGAVLIQLLTTAAALSVSIGFLKAYGEREILLRAETAVNLLGASAQEAILVNDYALLDSLTKSLSSHEEIAYARVKNEIGSTIAQNGKEEFISAPFTDDTKVGGADDGSFDKSADLYSGEYYIGRVEIGIATGTYTSFISETLKEMFILAAIQVFTTLIFSYILAHILTRQIYRIAEASARITAGELGVTVTADGSDELAAVSETFNAMSLSVQSSHTELTVLLDDLEKAKKLAEEESAKIRGILETVVDAIVIIKQDGSITVFNPAAEKMFGYTEEELLGKSINILMPHQAALGHQQKLDSFDFDKRSSVIGIIRDIEGVHADGTLFPIEMAVSASMIDGEVFFTGVIRDISERKKDELELISAKQAAEEASKAKTAFMAVMSHEIRTPMNVVIGMVDILKTDETDKGRLSKLQSIAGAAENLMGILNDLLDLSKLDTGKMELESENFSLREVFGVTTDFFSYAASEKGLNLYMFLDESVPEHVKGDRHRLRQILSNLIGNAIKFTHTGSITIKADARKENGSLILNVEVTDTGMGISKENIEKIFDEFTQADQSMSRKYGGSGLGLAICRKLVKMMGGEIYAVSTPGKGSSFYFSVIFAAADEEKTAEQKQFSIRTANPSVLIAEDSEDNKNLIKMYTKNIPVKITFAEDGQDALDKYKNGSFHLVLMDRRMPVMSGDESAEAIRRIQRKRGEQTPLFSFSANLPGETGFPQGLYDGHFSKPFKKKDLEDFFNSVFPDIIKSADEEDLRISIDPDLADLVPAYISRKAEEVAEMRKAAERDDFEKAGFIAHSIKGTGASYGFEIITELGRAIEESAKLGDKNSVMRNISRLEDYTAKVRKILI, encoded by the coding sequence ATGATTTTCGGCAGACTGAACATGTCCTTCAAACTGAAAATAGCTCTCGGAGCCGTCCTTATCCAGCTTCTTACCACCGCTGCGGCTCTTTCTGTCAGCATCGGGTTTCTTAAAGCCTACGGAGAGAGGGAAATTCTTCTGCGGGCGGAAACGGCTGTAAACCTTCTGGGCGCCTCAGCACAGGAGGCTATACTCGTTAATGATTACGCCCTGCTGGACAGCCTCACCAAAAGCCTCTCAAGCCATGAAGAGATAGCTTACGCCCGTGTGAAGAATGAAATCGGCTCCACCATAGCGCAGAACGGAAAAGAGGAGTTCATCTCCGCACCTTTTACGGACGATACAAAAGTCGGCGGCGCTGATGACGGCTCTTTCGACAAATCGGCCGATCTCTACAGCGGAGAATACTACATAGGCAGAGTTGAAATCGGCATCGCCACCGGAACATACACCAGCTTCATATCCGAAACGCTGAAAGAAATGTTTATCCTCGCCGCCATACAGGTCTTCACCACGCTGATTTTTTCATATATTCTCGCTCACATCCTCACCAGACAGATATACCGAATAGCCGAAGCATCCGCCCGCATAACCGCCGGAGAGCTTGGGGTCACCGTAACCGCAGACGGCAGTGACGAACTCGCCGCCGTTTCCGAAACATTCAACGCCATGTCGCTCTCGGTGCAGAGCAGCCACACAGAGCTGACAGTTCTTCTGGATGATCTGGAAAAAGCCAAAAAACTGGCTGAGGAAGAGAGCGCCAAGATTAGGGGAATTCTGGAAACCGTTGTTGATGCGATAGTTATTATCAAACAGGACGGAAGTATTACCGTATTTAACCCTGCCGCAGAAAAAATGTTCGGATACACGGAAGAAGAGCTTCTGGGCAAAAGCATCAATATTCTCATGCCTCATCAGGCGGCGCTGGGACACCAGCAAAAGCTTGATTCCTTTGATTTCGACAAACGGTCATCGGTCATAGGCATAATAAGAGACATAGAGGGTGTGCACGCCGACGGTACTCTCTTCCCAATTGAGATGGCGGTAAGCGCTTCCATGATAGACGGTGAAGTATTCTTCACCGGAGTAATCAGGGACATAAGCGAGAGAAAGAAGGACGAGCTTGAGCTCATAAGCGCAAAACAGGCAGCGGAAGAGGCAAGCAAGGCAAAAACAGCTTTCATGGCGGTGATGAGCCATGAAATACGCACGCCGATGAATGTTGTAATCGGCATGGTCGACATACTCAAAACCGATGAAACGGACAAAGGAAGGCTGAGCAAGCTGCAAAGCATAGCCGGAGCCGCGGAAAACCTTATGGGGATACTGAATGATCTTCTGGATCTCTCCAAGCTTGATACGGGAAAAATGGAACTGGAAAGCGAAAACTTCAGCCTGCGGGAAGTGTTTGGCGTAACAACTGATTTTTTCTCATATGCCGCATCGGAAAAGGGTCTGAACCTGTACATGTTTCTGGATGAAAGCGTACCGGAGCACGTGAAGGGCGACCGCCACAGGCTCCGGCAGATTCTCTCAAATCTCATAGGAAACGCCATAAAATTCACTCATACGGGCAGCATAACAATAAAGGCGGACGCACGGAAAGAAAACGGCAGCCTGATTCTGAATGTCGAGGTTACAGACACCGGAATGGGTATAAGCAAAGAGAATATTGAAAAAATATTCGATGAATTCACTCAGGCGGATCAATCCATGTCCAGAAAATACGGCGGCTCCGGTCTGGGACTTGCCATATGCAGAAAGCTGGTAAAAATGATGGGAGGAGAAATATACGCCGTCAGCACACCGGGCAAGGGCAGCTCCTTCTATTTTTCAGTAATATTCGCAGCAGCGGATGAGGAAAAAACGGCAGAGCAGAAGCAGTTCTCAATACGCACTGCCAATCCGTCGGTTCTCATAGCCGAAGATTCGGAAGATAATAAAAACCTCATAAAAATGTACACCAAAAATATCCCCGTCAAAATCACCTTTGCCGAGGATGGGCAGGATGCGCTGGATAAATATAAAAACGGCAGTTTCCATCTGGTTCTTATGGACAGACGCATGCCAGTTATGAGCGGAGACGAGTCTGCGGAGGCAATAAGACGAATCCAAAGAAAACGCGGAGAGCAGACACCGTTATTCAGCTTTTCAGCAAACCTGCCCGGGGAGACAGGCTTCCCGCAGGGGCTTTATGACGGTCATTTCAGCAAGCCTTTCAAGAAAAAGGATTTGGAGGACTTCTTTAACTCCGTTTTCCCTGATATTATCAAAAGCGCTGATGAAGAGGATCTCAGGATAAGCATAGACCCGGATCTTGCTGACCTTGTGCCCGCCTACATAAGCCGTAAGGCTGAGGAAGTGGCGGAAATGCGCAAAGCAGCGGAAAGAGACGATTTCGAGAAAGCAGGCTTCATAGCCCACAGCATCAAGGGCACAGGGGCAAGCTACGGCTTCGAGATCATCACCGAGCTGGGCAGAGCCATAGAAGAGAGTGCGAAACTGGGGGATAAAAACTCTGTGATGCGCAATATAAGCCGCCTTGAAGACTACACTGCAAAAGTCAGGAAGATCCTGATATAA
- a CDS encoding ATP-binding protein, with the protein MRLTLKLITNIVIVTVIFVVLSTMFLWQRQKELIIEQAHIQAKTLFEMIIITRQWVAENRNDVRPVPAVVTKELSKYAGVMSRFRFHITSTSLINPENAPDEFEKRALTALSSGQKEYDETIEEGKSKIYRYMAPLYINEACLECHIYQGYTVGDLRGGISIAVPLDEIEASIDRNNRFFYMAGIVTFLGIVITISILVRKLVLKKLDILADAASAFKSGDYTKSVDIDTDDEIEELAETFNHMRESILQNEDNLKRRLKDVTGKYVMLVNELEHKNEELRSVNSFKTEILDSISHEIRTPLTKILAYSELLQKPELENDPELRYKSAETIKKSSKALNRLFNEIITLSRLEHKQHDYHFAPVRIASMFEETLAFFEQDIKEKKLKLSADIQEDLVVCVDADVFKYLIDNLLSNAIKFNRQEGELSVRAFRRDEATYFTVRDTGCGIPVHEMENVKKRFYRASNVKKDYPGTGLGLSIVNRVVHAHKGSIEIESELGVYTEFRVILPDSASLCV; encoded by the coding sequence ATGAGACTTACTCTCAAGCTGATTACCAATATTGTGATTGTAACAGTAATATTTGTGGTGCTTTCCACAATGTTCCTCTGGCAGCGTCAGAAGGAGCTTATAATCGAACAGGCGCATATTCAGGCAAAAACTCTGTTCGAGATGATAATCATCACCCGTCAGTGGGTGGCGGAGAACAGGAACGATGTGCGCCCCGTGCCTGCCGTTGTGACCAAAGAGCTTTCCAAATACGCGGGTGTTATGTCCCGTTTCAGGTTTCATATAACCAGCACAAGCCTTATCAACCCGGAGAATGCTCCGGATGAGTTTGAAAAACGTGCCCTCACTGCTTTAAGCTCAGGGCAGAAGGAATATGATGAAACCATTGAAGAGGGTAAATCGAAAATATACAGATACATGGCTCCGCTTTACATCAACGAAGCATGTCTTGAGTGCCACATCTATCAAGGCTACACCGTGGGCGATCTGCGCGGCGGCATATCCATTGCCGTTCCTCTGGATGAGATAGAAGCCTCCATAGACCGCAACAACCGTTTTTTTTACATGGCAGGCATAGTGACATTTCTAGGGATAGTTATCACCATAAGTATTCTTGTCCGCAAGCTTGTGCTTAAGAAGCTGGATATACTTGCGGACGCCGCCTCTGCTTTCAAATCCGGCGATTATACAAAAAGCGTTGATATTGACACGGATGACGAAATAGAAGAACTCGCCGAAACCTTCAACCATATGCGGGAAAGCATTCTTCAGAACGAAGACAACCTCAAGCGCAGGCTTAAGGATGTGACGGGCAAGTACGTTATGCTTGTGAACGAGCTTGAGCATAAAAACGAGGAGCTTCGCTCCGTCAACTCTTTCAAAACAGAGATTCTGGATTCCATTTCACACGAGATCAGGACACCTCTCACAAAAATCCTTGCCTATAGCGAGCTTTTGCAGAAGCCTGAGCTTGAGAACGATCCGGAGCTCAGATATAAATCTGCGGAAACCATCAAGAAAAGCTCAAAGGCTCTCAACAGGCTTTTTAACGAGATAATAACCCTCAGCAGGCTTGAGCATAAACAGCATGACTACCATTTTGCTCCGGTGAGGATAGCGTCCATGTTTGAGGAAACGCTTGCCTTCTTTGAGCAGGATATAAAGGAGAAAAAGCTTAAACTCAGTGCGGATATTCAGGAAGACCTTGTGGTGTGTGTGGATGCGGATGTGTTTAAGTATCTGATAGATAACCTTCTCTCAAACGCAATCAAGTTCAACAGACAGGAAGGGGAGCTCAGTGTAAGGGCTTTCAGAAGGGATGAGGCGACATATTTCACTGTGAGAGACACAGGCTGCGGAATTCCTGTTCATGAGATGGAGAATGTGAAAAAACGCTTCTACAGAGCCAGCAACGTCAAAAAGGATTACCCCGGAACAGGGCTGGGGCTTTCAATAGTTAACAGGGTGGTGCATGCCCACAAAGGCAGCATTGAGATCGAATCGGAGCTTGGAGTGTATACCGAGTTCAGGGTGATTCTGCCTGATTCCGCCTCACTCTGTGTGTGA
- a CDS encoding PhnD/SsuA/transferrin family substrate-binding protein — MKYLIIMLSLFICSTAFADKTSIVFGIVPLYSASETLEIWGSFAVYAENADTGIIIRTERSTQDFESGLFSAKYDIAFMTASQYEKVRKRYRAIAVPFEKNLSGAVITHVNSGINSLKDLDNKHIAFASPDEHASSVVMQKILSDHGISFKPVYLNSVTSVVIGTKKQLYPAGSVLGGFYENDESLKTVFVTDEYESYVIGVSERIGEETAEYLRKIFTDMHRHSETKAAMKKLGISLFIIPEDK, encoded by the coding sequence ATGAAATATTTAATAATTATGCTTTCGCTTTTTATTTGTAGCACAGCCTTTGCCGATAAAACAAGTATTGTTTTCGGTATAGTTCCGCTCTACTCCGCATCGGAAACCCTTGAAATATGGGGTTCGTTCGCCGTTTATGCTGAAAATGCCGATACGGGAATCATTATCAGAACCGAACGCTCAACGCAGGATTTTGAGTCCGGTCTGTTTTCAGCTAAATACGATATAGCCTTCATGACAGCCAGTCAGTATGAAAAAGTCAGGAAACGCTACAGGGCAATTGCCGTTCCTTTTGAAAAAAACCTGTCCGGAGCAGTGATAACACACGTTAACAGCGGCATCAATTCGCTGAAAGACTTAGATAACAAGCATATAGCCTTCGCCTCGCCGGACGAGCACGCTTCCTCAGTGGTTATGCAGAAAATCCTTTCAGACCACGGCATCAGCTTTAAACCGGTTTATCTCAACTCTGTAACCTCTGTGGTGATAGGCACAAAAAAACAGCTCTATCCGGCGGGTTCGGTACTCGGCGGATTTTACGAGAATGACGAAAGTCTGAAGACTGTTTTCGTAACTGATGAATACGAATCCTATGTAATAGGGGTATCCGAACGCATAGGGGAGGAGACTGCGGAATATCTCAGAAAAATATTCACGGATATGCACAGGCACTCCGAAACTAAGGCAGCAATGAAAAAACTAGGCATCTCGTTATTTATAATTCCGGAGGATAAATGA
- a CDS encoding YjfB family protein: MDLTSLASSFSQMKQSEYAMQASVTVAKKALDVQESQGAAALKLIQSAELPKNSGGEKGNFFDVIA; this comes from the coding sequence ATGGATCTCACTTCACTTGCTTCCAGTTTTTCACAGATGAAACAATCCGAATATGCCATGCAGGCTTCCGTTACGGTTGCCAAAAAAGCTCTGGATGTTCAGGAAAGTCAGGGTGCCGCAGCTCTTAAGCTTATTCAGTCTGCGGAACTGCCTAAAAACTCCGGCGGGGAAAAAGGCAACTTTTTTGACGTTATCGCCTGA
- a CDS encoding thioredoxin family protein yields MKKIIVPIAVLTAVAVIMVLSLKTGKDGGLTLAMLQAEAAENGRALVVQFSSDGCITCRKMKPALEKIEAEGGERYYVKVIDVDVNSGIAIELGITAVPVQLFISDNGEIMERHLGYLSYKDFTDIFAEHSI; encoded by the coding sequence ATGAAGAAGATAATTGTTCCCATTGCTGTTCTGACTGCGGTTGCTGTTATAATGGTTCTTTCGCTTAAAACCGGAAAAGACGGCGGGCTTACCCTTGCCATGCTTCAGGCGGAGGCAGCGGAAAACGGCAGAGCGCTCGTGGTGCAGTTCAGTTCCGACGGCTGTATAACATGCAGGAAAATGAAGCCGGCTCTTGAGAAAATCGAAGCGGAAGGCGGCGAGAGATACTATGTCAAGGTGATTGACGTGGATGTCAATTCCGGCATAGCCATTGAGCTGGGCATAACCGCCGTTCCGGTGCAGCTTTTCATCTCCGATAACGGCGAAATTATGGAAAGACACCTCGGCTATCTTTCCTACAAGGATTTTACCGATATTTTCGCGGAGCACTCCATATAA
- a CDS encoding methyl-accepting chemotaxis protein, with protein MRNLTIRKKIMAILIVGSVLFLVLGFYNNLTIRKLNGLASEQGISFDKSTAVRNLEMANLKLNLVAMDMIVDRIDGFVDEERKQELADILNDYQTGKKAIKEMITDETVLAKFEEIYKQFDKLYALVSTDLITAVEDRADSSVFGAFDNIIDDTSSAIDDQINEILSGINADVDKTSASAASISKASVISSLFIMLFIITINTIITLLVSTSIIKSVKTITFTAKDLAEGEGDLTKEIRVDAYDETKILADYINTFIAKVRETVHSIQQSSESVSAGSSELAASTEELSNTMSQQTSQISSIAASVEEMAATSKEIAVNVGEVLQRSQEANHLTDDGKKKLDSAVKDIADIKSSVEDMAKTIKELTDSSERIGAILDVINDIADQTNLLALNAAIEAARAGEAGRGFAVVADEVRKLAERTQNATGEVGGIISTLRKETENASTNMNKAVGAVSKGVTAISETGEIFEQIMISVKDISLNNSAISSAVNEESDAVNSVNDNVQMISSGLEQSSIALSEISHTVSDLQRQSEDQYRVVNRFKVV; from the coding sequence ATGAGAAACCTTACCATCAGAAAAAAAATAATGGCAATACTCATTGTCGGCAGCGTTCTTTTTTTAGTACTCGGTTTTTATAATAATCTTACCATAAGAAAACTCAACGGTCTTGCTTCGGAGCAGGGTATCTCATTTGATAAATCAACTGCAGTCAGAAATCTGGAAATGGCAAACCTTAAGCTGAATCTGGTCGCAATGGACATGATAGTCGACAGGATAGACGGCTTCGTGGACGAAGAAAGAAAGCAGGAGCTGGCAGACATCCTTAACGATTATCAGACCGGTAAAAAAGCAATCAAAGAGATGATAACCGATGAAACCGTTCTGGCAAAATTTGAGGAGATATACAAGCAGTTTGACAAGCTTTATGCGCTGGTGAGCACCGATCTGATCACGGCGGTGGAGGACAGGGCTGACAGCTCTGTTTTCGGAGCATTCGACAACATAATTGACGACACCAGCTCCGCCATTGACGATCAGATTAATGAGATACTCAGCGGAATAAACGCTGATGTTGATAAAACATCCGCTTCCGCAGCGTCAATCAGCAAGGCATCCGTAATCAGCAGCTTATTCATAATGCTTTTCATAATAACAATTAACACAATTATTACCCTTCTCGTCTCAACCTCCATAATCAAGTCTGTCAAAACTATAACATTTACCGCCAAAGATCTTGCGGAGGGAGAAGGCGACCTCACAAAAGAGATCCGAGTGGACGCCTATGACGAAACAAAGATTCTGGCGGACTACATAAACACGTTTATAGCAAAAGTACGTGAAACGGTTCACAGCATACAGCAGTCTTCGGAATCCGTATCCGCCGGCTCCAGCGAGCTTGCCGCCTCTACAGAGGAGCTTTCAAACACCATGAGCCAGCAGACATCCCAGATCTCCAGCATAGCCGCGTCAGTGGAGGAGATGGCAGCAACCTCGAAAGAAATAGCCGTCAATGTCGGTGAGGTTCTTCAGAGATCTCAGGAAGCTAACCATCTCACAGACGACGGTAAAAAGAAACTTGACTCCGCAGTGAAAGACATAGCCGACATTAAAAGCAGTGTGGAGGATATGGCAAAAACCATAAAAGAGCTCACCGATTCATCCGAAAGAATCGGCGCCATACTCGACGTTATTAATGATATAGCCGATCAGACCAACCTCCTTGCGCTCAACGCCGCAATTGAAGCGGCAAGGGCAGGTGAAGCGGGCAGAGGATTCGCTGTTGTCGCGGATGAGGTGCGCAAGCTCGCAGAACGCACACAGAATGCCACAGGCGAAGTCGGAGGCATAATCTCCACCCTCAGAAAAGAAACGGAAAACGCGTCGACGAACATGAACAAAGCGGTCGGCGCAGTAAGCAAGGGCGTCACGGCAATTTCGGAAACAGGCGAAATATTTGAACAGATTATGATTTCTGTGAAGGATATATCTCTGAACAACAGCGCCATCAGCAGCGCAGTGAATGAAGAAAGCGATGCGGTAAATTCAGTTAATGACAATGTTCAGATGATTTCATCCGGTTTGGAGCAGAGCAGCATAGCTCTTTCGGAGATCTCCCACACGGTAAGCGATCTTCAAAGGCAGTCCGAAGATCAATACAGAGTTGTAAATCGCTTCAAAGTAGTGTAA